One window of Flavobacteriales bacterium genomic DNA carries:
- a CDS encoding NAD-dependent deacylase encodes MRKIIVFTGAGISVESGIQTFRDSDGLWENHDVMEVASPEGWSNDFELVLNFYNARRKQVNEVKPNAGHLALVKLEEKFDVQIITQNIDNLHERAGSNNILHLHGEITKSRSSVDDSLVYEIEGNSILAGEECEKGSQLRPHIVWFGEMVPNIPIAHEMCSLADILIIVGTSLNVYPASGIINFAPTESSKYFIDPKAENIMQIEKLEIIREQAGTGLPALVDQLLLKEN; translated from the coding sequence ATGAGAAAAATAATCGTCTTTACTGGGGCTGGAATAAGTGTAGAAAGTGGAATTCAGACATTTAGAGATTCCGATGGGCTTTGGGAAAACCATGATGTTATGGAAGTTGCCTCCCCAGAGGGATGGAGCAACGATTTTGAATTAGTTCTTAATTTTTATAATGCGAGAAGAAAGCAAGTAAATGAAGTTAAACCTAATGCAGGCCATTTAGCACTTGTAAAGCTTGAAGAAAAGTTTGATGTGCAAATAATCACTCAAAATATCGACAACCTACATGAAAGAGCCGGTTCAAATAACATACTCCATTTGCACGGTGAAATAACTAAATCTCGAAGTTCAGTAGATGACTCCTTGGTATATGAAATAGAAGGTAACTCTATTCTTGCTGGAGAAGAGTGCGAAAAAGGATCTCAATTGAGACCTCATATTGTATGGTTTGGTGAAATGGTACCTAACATCCCCATAGCACATGAGATGTGTTCTCTTGCTGACATATTGATTATTGTGGGTACATCACTAAATGTATATCCAGCTTCAGGAATCATTAACTTTGCACCAACGGAGTCTTCAAAATATTTCATAGATCCTAAAGCAGAAAATATAATGCAAATAGAGAAACTAGAAATTATTAGAGAACAAGCAGGTACAGGGTTACCCGCTTTGGTTGATCAGTTATTATTGAAAGAAAATTAA
- a CDS encoding 3-octaprenyl-4-hydroxybenzoate carboxy-lyase: protein MKKKKIVIAVGGASGALYAKILLNKLIGLSDQIENIGLVMSTNAKDIWEFEIGDKSY from the coding sequence ATGAAAAAGAAGAAAATAGTTATTGCAGTTGGTGGTGCTTCCGGCGCATTATATGCTAAAATATTACTTAACAAATTAATTGGATTAAGTGATCAAATTGAGAACATCGGATTAGTTATGTCTACTAATGCTAAAGATATATGGGAGTTCGAAATCGGGGATAAATCGTAT
- a CDS encoding PorT family protein gives MKKVILLFSLLGLFNSSRAQDFEAGFQGGLITSQISGDASGGYYRFGATGGLFVKRHFRGPYSGEFAITLAPKGSKRFVRDSKGRIIREEYRLRLAYIEIPILFQYTLDTLSITLEIGPSIGILLGQEEEEAIIVSYGDFNKTETGIMVGATKRFSDKFSFSIRGSHSVLTVRKHPSGGIWKLNRGQYNTALMAFFKFHFN, from the coding sequence ATGAAAAAGGTAATTCTTCTCTTTTCACTCTTGGGTTTATTCAACTCTTCCAGGGCACAAGACTTTGAAGCAGGATTCCAAGGAGGTTTGATTACTAGTCAGATTTCGGGTGATGCGTCAGGTGGTTACTATCGTTTCGGAGCAACCGGAGGGTTATTCGTAAAACGTCATTTCAGAGGACCTTATTCTGGTGAGTTTGCAATAACATTAGCACCTAAAGGAAGTAAACGATTTGTTAGAGATTCAAAAGGACGAATCATCAGAGAGGAATATAGACTTCGATTAGCCTACATCGAGATTCCCATTTTATTTCAATATACTTTGGATACATTATCTATAACTCTAGAAATTGGTCCTTCAATTGGGATACTTCTTGGCCAAGAAGAAGAGGAGGCAATAATTGTTAGCTATGGTGATTTTAATAAGACAGAGACGGGAATTATGGTGGGAGCTACCAAAAGATTTTCTGATAAATTCTCGTTTTCAATCCGAGGTTCTCACTCAGTACTAACTGTCCGAAAACATCCATCTGGAGGAATATGGAAACTCAATAGAGGACAATACAATACAGCATTAATGGCATTTTTTAAATTTCACTTCAATTAA